Proteins co-encoded in one Terriglobales bacterium genomic window:
- a CDS encoding carboxypeptidase regulatory-like domain-containing protein gives MVTALNLAALPGVAQLVGEPGNKGTLSGNVLTLDGRPVPDARVELRSLMAGEIAATGFTNPDGSFAFNHVPEGQYEVEVSSGVAQTSERVEVRQISDSLTVKMPRAQRQREQDGQQTISVNQLKVPERASSLFEKARQAFSQGRIDRAGELLDKAIAVFPNYAEALTLRGVVKLNANQVQQAAADVQHAIECDPSYGMAYMVMGAVLNSQGEFQQALRPLERAATLLPATWQVYFENSRALLGLNKFSEAIKQADKALSLNGNRAPMIHLVKGYAYVGLKNYSSATPELEAFLSGEPNGANSEHARLTLEGARTHLQNASARVSTLEHGVASGGNRETLGGKN, from the coding sequence GTGGTAACCGCTCTCAACCTGGCCGCACTCCCGGGCGTAGCTCAACTTGTCGGTGAACCTGGGAATAAAGGCACTCTCTCTGGCAATGTTCTCACCTTGGATGGACGTCCGGTGCCGGACGCCCGCGTGGAGCTTCGTTCCCTCATGGCGGGTGAAATCGCGGCCACGGGCTTCACCAACCCCGACGGCAGTTTTGCTTTCAACCATGTTCCCGAGGGGCAGTATGAAGTGGAGGTCTCATCCGGCGTCGCTCAAACCAGCGAACGAGTGGAAGTGCGACAGATTAGCGACTCATTGACCGTGAAGATGCCTCGCGCGCAGCGGCAACGCGAGCAGGACGGTCAGCAAACCATCTCTGTCAACCAACTTAAAGTACCTGAGCGGGCAAGTTCGCTGTTTGAAAAAGCCAGGCAGGCGTTTTCTCAGGGAAGGATAGACCGCGCGGGCGAGTTGCTGGACAAAGCCATAGCAGTATTCCCCAACTATGCAGAAGCGCTCACCCTGCGCGGCGTAGTGAAACTGAATGCAAACCAGGTGCAGCAAGCTGCTGCAGATGTGCAACATGCCATCGAGTGCGACCCCAGTTACGGTATGGCTTATATGGTCATGGGGGCCGTTCTGAATTCGCAAGGCGAATTTCAACAGGCTTTGAGGCCGCTGGAGCGCGCCGCAACCCTGTTGCCGGCGACGTGGCAGGTTTACTTCGAAAACAGCAGAGCGCTATTGGGACTTAACAAATTCTCAGAGGCCATCAAGCAAGCTGACAAAGCTCTCTCGCTCAACGGAAACCGCGCGCCCATGATCCACCTGGTGAAGGGCTATGCTTATGTCGGCCTGAAGAATTATTCCAGTGCAACACCAGAGTTGGAGGCGTTTCTCAGTGGCGAACCCAACGGCGCCAACTCTGAGCATGCCCGGCTAACGTTGGAAGGTGCACGCACGCACTTGCAGAATGCCAGCGCTCGCGTCAGCACCCTGGAACACGGCGTTGCTTCCGGCGGCAACCGCGAAACCCTGGGCGGCAAAAACTGA
- a CDS encoding alpha/beta fold hydrolase produces MTRIKSGDAEIAYEVIGEGPPLVLLHAFPANHEMWLPAAQMLARNRRLVLPDLRAHGDSGAGDGPATMEKHAADLVRVCDDAGVGRAVFAGVSIGGYTLFEFWRRNRQRVSALILCDTKASADTPEGRSNRLKSAEDALQRGPEFVIDGLLPKLLGKSTQGLRPDLVAAARRMMMKMSAEDIAAVQRGMAERPDSIPTLKTIDVPTLVLVGDEDGLTPVADAELMRQNIPRCDLSVIAKAGHYAVFEQPKQAATVIRQFLETLRA; encoded by the coding sequence ATGACGCGCATCAAGAGTGGTGACGCAGAAATCGCGTACGAAGTTATTGGCGAGGGGCCGCCTTTGGTGCTGCTGCACGCCTTTCCGGCAAATCACGAGATGTGGTTGCCGGCGGCGCAAATGCTGGCACGCAACCGCCGGTTGGTATTGCCTGACCTGCGCGCCCACGGCGATTCCGGCGCCGGTGATGGCCCCGCCACCATGGAAAAGCACGCCGCCGATCTGGTTCGCGTCTGCGACGATGCCGGCGTCGGTCGCGCCGTGTTTGCCGGCGTCTCCATTGGCGGATACACCTTGTTTGAATTCTGGCGGCGAAATCGGCAACGCGTCTCTGCACTGATTTTGTGTGACACCAAGGCGTCGGCGGATACTCCTGAGGGCCGCAGCAACCGGCTGAAGTCCGCCGAAGATGCTCTCCAGCGCGGGCCCGAGTTTGTGATTGACGGTCTTCTACCCAAGCTCCTGGGGAAGAGCACGCAAGGGTTACGTCCCGATCTGGTCGCAGCCGCACGCCGCATGATGATGAAGATGTCCGCAGAAGATATTGCCGCCGTGCAACGCGGCATGGCCGAGCGGCCGGACTCAATCCCGACCCTAAAAACCATAGACGTGCCCACGCTGGTGCTGGTGGGCGATGAAGATGGCCTCACTCCCGTGGCCGACGCCGAGCTCATGCGCCAGAACATTCCACGCTGCGACCTGAGCGTGATCGCGAAGGCGGGCCACTATGCTGTCTTCGAACAGCCCAAACAGGCGGCGACCGTGATCCGCCAGTTCCTGGAGACTTTGCGCGCCTGA